A DNA window from Bacillota bacterium contains the following coding sequences:
- a CDS encoding DUF2089 domain-containing protein — MAEQVPVLGNCPVCRSRLEVARLRCPRCGTALEGRFELCSFCALTSEQRQFAELFIVARGNLREMERMLGLSYPAIRARLESIIEALGHRLDRGVPDMAEREATAGATASTAPGSRPVPGGPVPAAERRAILEALERGEISPEQAVERLRGHGSARRE, encoded by the coding sequence ATGGCCGAACAAGTGCCCGTGCTGGGCAACTGCCCGGTCTGCCGTTCTCGGCTCGAGGTGGCACGCCTGCGCTGCCCCCGGTGCGGAACGGCACTGGAGGGCCGCTTCGAGCTCTGCTCCTTCTGTGCGCTAACGTCGGAGCAGCGGCAGTTCGCCGAGCTTTTCATCGTCGCCCGGGGCAACCTTCGCGAGATGGAGCGCATGCTGGGCCTGTCGTACCCGGCCATCCGGGCGCGCCTCGAGTCAATCATCGAGGCGCTGGGGCACCGCCTTGACCGGGGGGTACCCGACATGGCCGAACGGGAGGCCACCGCAGGTGCAACGGCCTCCACCGCTCCCGGCTCCCGCCCGGTACCGGGCGGCCCCGTACCGGCTGCGGAGCGCAGGGCGATACTGGAGGCGCTGGAGCGGGGCGAGATCAGCCCCGAGCAGGCCGTTGAGCGGCTGCGGGGCCACGGCTCAGCCCGGAGAGAATAG